The Microbulbifer hydrolyticus genome has a segment encoding these proteins:
- the mutT gene encoding 8-oxo-dGTP diphosphatase MutT — protein MGESAVKHIHVAVGVILGNDGRILLARRPVHLHMGGRWEFPGGKVESGESIQQAMTRELREELDIDVLAMEKLIEVRHDYGDKQVFLDTWCVTEFSGEARGVEGQELAWVLASDLANYHFPDANQPIVDAVQKRSC, from the coding sequence ATGGGGGAATCCGCGGTTAAGCATATTCACGTTGCAGTGGGGGTCATACTGGGCAATGACGGCCGCATCCTGCTTGCCCGCCGTCCGGTACATTTGCATATGGGAGGGCGCTGGGAGTTTCCCGGTGGCAAGGTAGAGTCTGGTGAATCCATCCAGCAGGCAATGACCCGGGAGTTGCGCGAGGAGCTGGATATAGATGTGCTGGCGATGGAAAAGCTGATCGAGGTGCGTCACGACTACGGTGACAAGCAGGTCTTTCTGGATACCTGGTGCGTGACCGAGTTCAGTGGAGAGGCGCGGGGTGTCGAGGGCCAGGAACTGGCCTGGGTGCTCGCTTCAGACCTTGCCAATTATCACTTTCCCGATGCCAATCAGCCGATTGTCGATGCAGTGCAGAAGCGGTCCTGTTGA
- the secA gene encoding preprotein translocase subunit SecA: MIGKLIKTVFGSKNDRELKRMRKVVAKINALEDEYKALDDAALKAKTDEFKQRLADGETLDQILPEAFAAVREASGRALGMRHFDVQMIGGMTLHEGHIAEMRTGEGKTLVATLPAYLNALEGKGVHIVTVNDYLASRDANWMRPVYEFLGLSVGIVVSQQHPEDKKAAYQADITYGTNNEFGFDYLRDNMVLRKEDRTQRPQNFAIVDEVDSILIDEARTPLIISGAAEDSSQLYMAMNKLVPQLERGEEGGEGHYTVDEKTRQVEMTEDGHQLIEDLLTRGGLLKDDESLYAPGNLGLLHHVNAALRAHVLFHKDVDYIVQNGQVVLIDEHTGRTMPGRRLSEGLHQALEAKENVQIQSESQTLASTTFQNLFRFYPKLSGMTGTADTEAFEFRQIYGLDVVVIPTNKPKQRDDLNDLVYLTKGEKLEAIIEDIKYCRDKKAPILVGTASIETSEEMSRMLQKAKIEHQVLNAKFHEKEAQIIAQAGRPGTVTIATNMAGRGTDIVLGGNWEAEVEELQEREGREATEDEIAAIKAEWKKRHETVIEAGGLHIIGTERHESRRIDNQLRGRAGRQGDPGVTRFYLSLEDNLMRIFASDRVKNFMQMLGMERGEAIEHRMVSNAIEKAQRRVEGRNFDIRKQLLEYDDVANDQRQVIYSQRNELLEAETISDTINAIREDVVNELISTHVPPQSVEEQWDIPALEQQLAAELGLQLPVQQWLDEDRTLHEESLRAKIVEESQQAYQNKLARIAESTGDENLMPTVERQVMLQVLDQLWKEHLSSMDHLRAGIGLRAYANKNPKQEFKRESFHLFQSLLDNLKHEVIRVLAHVEPMTREQMEEMEQRRLEAQRRQQLELQHAEASALPEVEAPVAAAQEPARRGPRVGRNDPCPCGSGKKYKQCHGKLTSSTPS; the protein is encoded by the coding sequence ATGATTGGCAAACTGATAAAAACGGTCTTCGGCTCAAAAAATGACCGCGAACTCAAGCGCATGCGCAAAGTGGTCGCCAAGATCAATGCGCTGGAAGACGAGTACAAGGCGCTGGACGATGCCGCGCTGAAAGCCAAAACTGACGAATTCAAACAGCGCCTGGCCGATGGCGAGACCCTGGACCAGATCCTGCCAGAGGCATTTGCCGCTGTGCGTGAAGCCAGTGGCCGCGCGCTCGGTATGCGCCACTTTGATGTGCAGATGATCGGTGGCATGACGCTGCACGAAGGGCATATCGCGGAAATGCGCACCGGTGAAGGTAAAACCCTGGTCGCTACGTTGCCCGCCTACCTGAATGCGCTGGAAGGCAAGGGTGTTCATATTGTTACCGTGAACGACTACCTGGCCAGCCGCGATGCCAACTGGATGCGCCCGGTCTATGAATTCCTCGGCCTGAGCGTGGGGATTGTGGTGTCCCAGCAGCACCCGGAAGACAAAAAAGCCGCATACCAGGCGGATATCACCTACGGTACCAACAACGAATTCGGTTTCGACTACCTGCGCGACAATATGGTGCTGCGCAAGGAAGACCGCACCCAGCGCCCACAAAACTTTGCCATTGTCGATGAGGTGGATTCCATCCTGATTGACGAGGCGCGTACCCCGTTGATCATTTCCGGCGCCGCTGAAGATTCTTCACAGCTCTATATGGCCATGAATAAGCTGGTCCCGCAGCTGGAGCGTGGAGAGGAGGGTGGTGAAGGCCACTACACCGTTGACGAAAAGACCCGCCAGGTAGAGATGACGGAAGACGGTCACCAGCTGATCGAAGACCTGCTGACCCGTGGCGGTCTGCTGAAAGACGACGAGTCCCTCTATGCGCCCGGTAATCTGGGCCTGCTGCACCACGTCAATGCTGCGTTGCGGGCACATGTACTGTTCCACAAAGACGTGGATTACATTGTCCAGAACGGGCAGGTTGTCCTGATCGACGAGCACACCGGCCGTACGATGCCGGGGCGCCGCCTCTCCGAGGGCCTGCATCAGGCGTTGGAGGCCAAGGAAAACGTTCAGATCCAGAGCGAGAGCCAGACCCTCGCCTCCACCACTTTCCAGAATCTGTTCCGCTTCTACCCGAAGCTGTCCGGTATGACCGGTACCGCAGACACCGAGGCTTTCGAGTTTCGCCAGATCTACGGCCTGGATGTGGTGGTGATCCCCACCAACAAGCCCAAGCAGCGCGATGACCTGAACGACCTGGTATATCTCACCAAGGGCGAAAAGCTCGAAGCCATCATCGAGGACATCAAATACTGTCGTGACAAGAAAGCGCCGATCCTGGTGGGTACCGCTTCCATCGAGACATCGGAGGAGATGTCTCGCATGCTGCAGAAGGCCAAGATCGAGCATCAGGTGCTGAACGCCAAATTCCACGAAAAAGAAGCCCAGATCATTGCCCAGGCGGGTCGCCCGGGTACCGTGACGATTGCCACCAATATGGCTGGCCGCGGTACGGACATCGTGCTCGGCGGTAACTGGGAAGCCGAGGTTGAAGAGCTTCAGGAGCGCGAGGGGCGCGAAGCCACAGAAGACGAAATTGCTGCGATCAAGGCGGAATGGAAGAAGCGCCACGAGACCGTCATTGAAGCCGGCGGTCTGCATATCATCGGTACCGAGCGTCACGAGTCCCGCCGTATCGACAACCAGTTGCGCGGCCGTGCGGGCCGCCAGGGCGATCCGGGCGTAACCCGTTTCTACCTGTCACTGGAAGACAACCTGATGCGCATCTTCGCCTCCGACCGGGTGAAGAACTTCATGCAGATGCTGGGGATGGAGCGTGGTGAAGCCATCGAGCACCGTATGGTGTCGAATGCCATCGAGAAAGCCCAGCGCCGCGTGGAAGGTCGCAACTTTGACATCCGTAAACAACTGCTGGAATACGATGACGTGGCCAATGACCAGCGTCAGGTCATTTACTCCCAGCGCAACGAGCTGCTTGAGGCTGAAACCATCAGCGACACCATCAACGCGATTCGCGAGGATGTGGTCAATGAGTTGATCTCCACTCACGTACCACCGCAGAGCGTCGAGGAGCAGTGGGATATCCCCGCACTGGAGCAGCAGCTGGCGGCGGAGCTCGGCCTGCAACTGCCGGTTCAGCAGTGGTTGGATGAAGACCGCACCCTGCACGAAGAGAGCCTGCGCGCGAAGATCGTTGAGGAGTCTCAACAGGCCTACCAGAACAAGCTGGCGCGTATTGCCGAGAGCACCGGTGACGAAAACCTGATGCCCACCGTTGAGCGGCAGGTGATGCTGCAGGTTCTGGATCAGTTGTGGAAAGAGCACCTGTCGAGCATGGACCACCTGCGCGCGGGTATCGGTCTGCGGGCCTACGCCAACAAGAACCCGAAGCAGGAGTTCAAGCGTGAATCCTTCCACCTGTTCCAGAGCCTGCTGGACAACCTCAAGCACGAGGTTATCCGGGTGCTTGCGCATGTCGAGCCAATGACTCGTGAACAGATGGAAGAAATGGAGCAGCGTCGACTGGAAGCCCAGCGTCGTCAGCAACTCGAACTGCAACACGCTGAAGCTTCCGCCTTACCTGAAGTGGAGGCACCTGTTGCGGCTGCGCAAGAGCCCGCACGGCGCGGTCCGCGAGTAGGGCGTAACGATCCCTGTCCGTGTGGATCCGGCAAGAAGTACAAGCAATGCCACGGCAAGCTGACTTCCTCCACGCCCTCCTGA
- the argJ gene encoding bifunctional glutamate N-acetyltransferase/amino-acid acetyltransferase ArgJ, translating into MTMAQSPPKLLPQIPGVRLSAVPAKIKNWQRDDLLLIEVASGASVSATFTQNAFCAAPVLLARKHIAGGNIRALLINAGNANAATGERGLADAHRCCEGVAQALGIESSQVLPFSTGVIGEHLPVQKILDAIPTAAAQLQADAWPAAAQAIMTTDTRPKTASCSVDIAGETISVVGIAKGAGMIQPNMATMLAYVATDAAIPQPMLDELVKEAVGASFNRISVDGDTSTNDACVLIASGATGEVIGDRNSEAYWKLKAAIVDVHIQLAQAIVKDGEGATKFVTVQVNNAANSAEALRMAFEIGESPLVKTALYASDPNWGRLVMAIGNAGVENLDPGKISVFLDDVQIVDAGGRADSYTEEAGQAVFEQPEFTITVDLQRGNACEHIWTCDFSHDYVTINAEYRT; encoded by the coding sequence ATCACCATGGCCCAGTCCCCGCCGAAGCTCTTGCCGCAAATACCCGGCGTCCGTCTTTCCGCAGTTCCGGCCAAGATTAAAAACTGGCAGCGCGACGACCTGCTGCTCATCGAAGTCGCCAGCGGGGCCAGTGTCTCTGCCACCTTTACCCAGAATGCGTTCTGTGCGGCGCCGGTACTGCTTGCCCGGAAGCACATTGCGGGCGGCAACATCCGTGCGCTGCTGATCAACGCCGGCAACGCCAATGCGGCCACTGGTGAGCGCGGCCTCGCTGACGCCCACCGCTGCTGCGAGGGTGTGGCCCAGGCGTTGGGTATCGAGTCTTCCCAGGTGCTGCCATTCAGCACGGGGGTGATCGGTGAGCACCTGCCGGTACAGAAGATCCTGGATGCTATTCCGACCGCGGCCGCGCAGCTTCAGGCCGACGCCTGGCCGGCAGCGGCACAGGCGATCATGACCACAGATACGCGCCCAAAAACTGCGAGCTGTTCCGTGGATATCGCCGGCGAGACCATTTCCGTTGTGGGCATAGCCAAGGGCGCGGGCATGATTCAGCCGAATATGGCGACCATGCTGGCCTACGTCGCGACCGACGCAGCGATTCCCCAGCCAATGCTGGATGAGCTGGTGAAAGAAGCGGTTGGCGCCTCCTTCAATCGCATCAGTGTTGACGGAGATACCTCGACCAACGATGCCTGTGTGCTGATCGCCAGCGGTGCTACCGGCGAGGTGATCGGGGACCGCAACAGTGAGGCCTATTGGAAGCTGAAAGCGGCTATCGTGGACGTGCATATCCAGCTCGCCCAGGCCATTGTTAAAGACGGTGAGGGCGCAACCAAGTTTGTTACCGTTCAGGTAAACAATGCAGCAAACTCTGCAGAAGCCTTACGCATGGCATTTGAGATAGGTGAATCACCGCTGGTCAAAACTGCACTGTATGCCTCGGATCCGAACTGGGGCCGTCTGGTGATGGCAATTGGCAATGCGGGGGTGGAGAACCTGGACCCTGGAAAAATCAGTGTTTTTCTGGACGATGTGCAGATTGTGGATGCCGGTGGTCGCGCGGACAGTTATACCGAAGAGGCGGGCCAGGCGGTATTTGAGCAGCCGGAGTTCACCATTACCGTGGACCTGCAGCGGGGTAATGCCTGCGAACATATCTGGACCTGCGACTTCTCCCACGACTACGTCACCATCAATGCGGAGTATCGCACCTGA
- the lpxC gene encoding UDP-3-O-acyl-N-acetylglucosamine deacetylase, with the protein MIKQRTLKNAIRATGVGLHTGKKVVLTLKPAPVNSGIVFRRVDLDPVVEIEARAENVGDTLLSTTLVKGDVRIATVEHLLSAMAGLGIDNAIVELSAQEVPIMDGSAGPFVFLIQSAGIQEQSAAKKFLRIKKPVTVEEGDKVASFMPFNGFKVSFTIDFDHPVFQGRNLSSSVDFSSTSFVKEVSRARTFGFMHEIEYLRSKGLVQGGSVDNAIVIDQYRILNEGGLRYEDEFVKHKILDAIGDLYLLGTSVIGEFKAFKSGHALNNKSLRTLMAQEDAWEMVTFEGEQEAPISYVKPILAV; encoded by the coding sequence ATGATCAAACAGCGCACTCTCAAAAATGCTATTCGAGCCACTGGTGTCGGCCTGCATACCGGTAAAAAGGTCGTTTTGACCCTGAAACCGGCGCCGGTAAACAGCGGTATCGTATTCCGTCGGGTCGATCTGGATCCGGTGGTTGAGATTGAAGCGCGTGCTGAAAACGTGGGTGACACCCTGCTCTCCACCACTTTGGTGAAGGGGGATGTACGTATTGCCACCGTTGAGCACCTGCTGTCTGCCATGGCTGGTCTGGGTATCGACAACGCGATTGTCGAGCTTTCTGCCCAGGAAGTTCCGATCATGGACGGCAGTGCCGGCCCGTTTGTATTCCTTATTCAGTCCGCAGGTATTCAGGAGCAGTCGGCTGCCAAGAAATTCCTGCGTATCAAAAAGCCGGTTACGGTTGAAGAGGGCGACAAAGTTGCCAGTTTCATGCCTTTTAACGGCTTTAAAGTTTCTTTTACTATCGATTTTGACCACCCCGTATTTCAGGGGCGCAACCTGAGCTCCTCGGTAGACTTTTCCAGCACTTCGTTTGTGAAGGAAGTGAGTCGTGCGCGCACCTTTGGTTTCATGCATGAAATTGAATACCTGCGCTCCAAAGGTCTGGTGCAGGGTGGCAGTGTGGATAACGCGATTGTTATCGACCAGTACCGCATCCTCAACGAAGGCGGTCTTCGCTACGAAGACGAATTCGTAAAGCACAAGATTCTCGACGCCATCGGTGATCTGTACCTGCTGGGTACCAGCGTGATCGGTGAGTTCAAAGCCTTCAAATCGGGCCACGCACTGAACAACAAGTCGTTGCGTACCCTGATGGCCCAGGAAGATGCCTGGGAAATGGTGACCTTCGAAGGCGAGCAGGAAGCGCCAATCTCTTACGTCAAGCCGATTCTGGCGGTGTAA
- a CDS encoding M23 family metallopeptidase → MKIILVNERGGVSRSFNFGGLSKALLSLCLLGLPVGALWLGANMPASESDVFDARAVKAWNKALRKQQDQIQEADQQAREQLTALTVKLAEMQARLTRLDALGERLTTIAKLDEGEFQFGSVPAVGGPEDPGVSGASELPYQPPEFLEVIGDLSDQIEDRQMQLSTLDSLMARRQLQDEQFIAGRPITRGWMSSRYGYRTDPFSGRRSWHKGVDFAGKNGSDVVSVAAGVVTWAEDRYGYGQLVEINHGNGYKTRYGHNSELKVKLGDVVKKGQIIALMGSSGRSTGPHVHFEVYKNNRPVDPATYIRRTGR, encoded by the coding sequence ATGAAAATTATTCTTGTCAATGAGCGTGGGGGTGTCTCCCGCAGCTTCAACTTTGGGGGGCTCAGCAAAGCGCTGCTCAGTCTCTGTCTGTTGGGGTTGCCTGTGGGTGCGCTGTGGCTGGGCGCCAACATGCCAGCCTCAGAATCAGACGTTTTCGATGCCCGTGCGGTAAAGGCCTGGAACAAGGCCCTGCGAAAGCAGCAGGATCAAATTCAGGAGGCCGATCAGCAGGCCCGTGAACAGCTCACCGCGCTTACCGTCAAGTTGGCGGAAATGCAGGCGCGCCTGACCCGCCTGGACGCTCTGGGCGAGCGCCTCACTACCATCGCCAAGCTTGATGAGGGTGAGTTTCAGTTTGGCAGCGTGCCGGCCGTCGGTGGCCCCGAGGATCCGGGTGTCAGCGGTGCCAGCGAACTTCCCTACCAGCCACCCGAATTCCTTGAAGTCATCGGTGACCTGTCAGATCAGATCGAAGATCGGCAGATGCAGTTGTCTACCCTCGATTCCCTGATGGCGCGTCGCCAGTTGCAGGATGAGCAGTTCATCGCCGGGCGACCGATTACTCGGGGCTGGATGTCTTCCCGCTACGGCTACCGCACCGACCCGTTCAGTGGCCGCCGGTCCTGGCACAAGGGTGTGGATTTCGCCGGTAAAAACGGTTCTGATGTGGTTTCCGTTGCCGCCGGCGTGGTGACCTGGGCCGAAGACCGCTACGGCTACGGCCAGCTCGTGGAGATCAACCACGGCAACGGTTACAAAACCCGCTACGGCCACAACAGTGAGCTCAAGGTCAAACTGGGCGACGTGGTGAAAAAAGGGCAGATTATCGCCCTGATGGGTTCAAGTGGTCGCTCCACCGGCCCGCATGTGCACTTTGAAGTCTACAAAAACAACCGCCCCGTAGACCCCGCCACCTACATCCGCCGCACCGGCAGATAG
- the nagX gene encoding transmembrane glucosamine N-acetyltransferase NagX translates to MANKKQRLASVDALRGFDMFWIIGGEALFLPLFALTGWTIFQFGHGQMQHTQWHGFSFYDLIFPLFIFLSGVTLGLANKSLRGLPLSQRTPVYRKSFKRLFLLILLGVLYNHGWGAGIPADPGEIRYASVLARIGFAWFFAAMIVWHFGLRVQYAIAATILIGYWLLQVSAGPLTPEGSVNAWTDQHFLPGITYQNRAYDPEGILSTIPAVVNALFGVFAGRWLARHSGNHKAILKGLSVGATACLLAGFLWHWAYPVNKELWTSSFVLVTCGCCLLLLGVFYLLVDMWHWKAFTYFFSVIGCNAILVYLGTSLINWQYSSKSLFGGIALALPQAAGTLLVACGVILLQWLVLRFLYKRGIFISP, encoded by the coding sequence ATGGCCAATAAAAAACAACGACTCGCATCGGTAGACGCACTACGCGGTTTCGATATGTTCTGGATCATCGGTGGCGAGGCGCTGTTCCTGCCACTGTTCGCACTTACCGGCTGGACAATCTTTCAGTTTGGCCATGGACAGATGCAACACACCCAGTGGCACGGGTTCAGTTTTTACGACCTGATCTTCCCGCTGTTTATTTTCCTTTCCGGTGTCACCCTGGGGCTTGCCAACAAGTCTCTGCGTGGCCTCCCACTGAGCCAGCGGACACCGGTTTACCGTAAATCCTTCAAACGCCTGTTCTTGCTGATTTTACTGGGGGTTTTATACAACCACGGCTGGGGCGCGGGCATTCCAGCAGACCCTGGTGAAATCCGCTACGCCAGCGTACTGGCCCGTATCGGCTTCGCGTGGTTTTTTGCCGCAATGATTGTGTGGCACTTTGGTCTGCGGGTTCAGTATGCAATCGCTGCCACAATCCTTATCGGCTATTGGCTGCTACAGGTGAGTGCGGGGCCACTGACTCCGGAGGGCTCGGTGAATGCCTGGACCGACCAGCATTTTTTGCCGGGAATAACCTACCAGAATCGCGCCTACGACCCGGAGGGGATACTCTCCACCATCCCCGCCGTTGTTAATGCCCTGTTCGGGGTATTCGCCGGGCGCTGGCTGGCACGGCACTCAGGTAATCACAAAGCGATCCTTAAGGGTCTTTCTGTCGGCGCAACCGCATGCTTGCTGGCCGGCTTCCTGTGGCACTGGGCATACCCGGTAAACAAGGAACTCTGGACCAGCTCGTTTGTGCTGGTCACCTGTGGCTGCTGCCTGCTATTGCTGGGAGTTTTCTATCTGCTGGTGGATATGTGGCACTGGAAAGCCTTCACCTACTTTTTTTCGGTGATCGGATGCAATGCGATACTGGTTTATCTTGGCACCAGCCTGATCAACTGGCAGTACAGCAGTAAAAGCCTGTTCGGAGGCATTGCCTTGGCTCTGCCGCAAGCTGCCGGCACCTTGCTGGTTGCCTGTGGGGTAATTCTCTTGCAGTGGCTTGTACTGCGGTTTCTGTACAAGCGTGGGATTTTTATCAGCCCCTGA
- a CDS encoding chitinase C-terminal domain-containing protein, with protein sequence MISNKLRLGLVTAAMLSAGHGHAAVDCTSLATWEAGPSYSGGAQVQYNGNAYQANWWTQNQNPEQYSGQYQEWSLLGACDGEDPQYPPQGSITAPTGGITVSENDNVVISVSASDSDGQVTSVEFFVNGSLIDTDTAAPWETTWAATGAGTATLTANVVDNDNLSTTTSPVSITVEEEIVIGPVPPSVSLSTPANGSNHTTGDNLTIRASASDSDGSVSQVAFFVNGDLLATDSSAPYETQWTATLGTHTISAVATDNDNLEASAEATISVEDEQVVTGEHPCRPDGLYTSPGTAPNYCDIYDADGRENMGADHPRRIIGYFTSWRNGANGQPSYLVKDIPWGKITHINYAFAHVGSDYSVSVGNTSDPANPATGMEWPGIAGAETDPDYPYKGHFNQLSKFKEQHPDVKTLVSVGGWAETGGHFNENGDRVNDGGFYTMTTNADGTINHQGIEAFANSSVDFIRQYGFDGVDIDYEYPTSMNDAGNPMDFGIANPLRGSLMESYAELMRVLREKLDQAGEEDGTHYMLTIASPSSGYLLRGMETMPITQYLDYVNIMTYDLHGAWNEYVGHNSALFDNGNDPELAAASVYSTSQYGGIGYLNIDWAVKYFRGSMPAGRINIGIPYYTRGWQGVSGGTNGLGGSAALPAQSECPEGTGGAADCGNGAIGIDNMWHDKNSVGEEMGAGSNPMWHAKNLEDGILGSYLSAYGLDPANDPEDALVGTYVRNYDSVSEAPWLWNAQKSVFISTEDEESMDAKVQYVIDQGVGGIMFWELAGDYDWDASKGEYFMGDTLTTLAYDKFVNASDYRHLRTDRVVPDEALDIGIEITGFKLGDQNYPLNPKLYITNNTGGTLPGGTVFEFDMPTSTSNIITDQSGAGLEVIEDGANAGGGNVGGLENEFHRVRFSLPAWQDLADGESWDMTLNYYLPVSGPQAYSATVNGTTYALAFEYPDLPLAELGSGGGSSSGGSSSGGSSSGGGGDTCSDAGVSTSGLVTYPEWPRSNHAAGGDRIIHDGSVFEAKWWTQSVPGTADGSWAFICSI encoded by the coding sequence ATGATCAGCAACAAGCTCCGGCTCGGTCTGGTGACCGCTGCCATGCTGTCTGCAGGACACGGTCACGCAGCCGTGGACTGCACCTCCCTGGCCACCTGGGAGGCCGGCCCGTCCTACTCAGGCGGTGCACAAGTCCAGTACAACGGCAATGCCTACCAGGCCAACTGGTGGACCCAGAACCAGAACCCCGAACAATACTCCGGCCAATACCAGGAATGGAGCCTGCTCGGGGCCTGTGACGGCGAAGACCCGCAATATCCCCCGCAAGGCTCGATTACCGCCCCCACCGGCGGGATTACAGTAAGCGAAAATGACAACGTTGTCATATCGGTTTCTGCAAGCGACTCGGACGGTCAGGTCACTTCCGTCGAGTTCTTTGTAAACGGCTCCCTCATTGACACCGACACCGCCGCGCCATGGGAAACAACCTGGGCCGCCACGGGTGCGGGCACAGCCACGCTCACCGCCAACGTTGTGGATAACGACAACCTCTCTACCACCACTTCCCCGGTCTCCATCACCGTTGAAGAGGAAATCGTGATCGGACCAGTTCCGCCCAGCGTGAGCCTCTCGACACCCGCCAATGGCTCAAACCACACGACGGGCGACAACCTGACCATTCGCGCGAGCGCCTCCGACAGTGACGGCTCTGTGAGTCAGGTAGCGTTCTTCGTCAACGGCGACCTGCTCGCCACGGACTCCAGTGCACCTTACGAGACCCAGTGGACGGCTACACTCGGCACCCACACCATTTCCGCGGTAGCCACCGACAACGACAACCTGGAAGCGAGTGCAGAAGCGACAATCTCTGTGGAAGACGAGCAGGTTGTGACCGGTGAACATCCCTGCCGCCCTGATGGCCTGTATACCAGCCCGGGTACCGCGCCCAATTACTGTGACATCTACGATGCCGATGGGCGCGAGAACATGGGTGCAGACCACCCCCGCCGGATCATCGGTTATTTCACCAGCTGGCGGAACGGTGCCAACGGTCAGCCCAGCTACCTGGTGAAAGACATTCCGTGGGGCAAGATCACCCATATCAACTATGCCTTTGCCCATGTAGGCAGCGATTACTCCGTGTCCGTGGGCAATACCAGCGATCCCGCCAACCCGGCGACCGGCATGGAATGGCCGGGCATTGCCGGTGCCGAAACCGATCCGGATTACCCGTACAAGGGACACTTCAACCAGCTGTCCAAATTCAAGGAACAGCACCCGGACGTGAAGACCCTGGTCTCCGTGGGCGGCTGGGCCGAAACCGGTGGCCACTTCAATGAAAATGGCGATCGCGTGAACGACGGCGGTTTCTACACCATGACCACCAACGCCGATGGCACTATCAACCACCAGGGCATCGAGGCGTTCGCCAACTCCTCCGTGGACTTTATCCGCCAGTACGGCTTTGACGGTGTGGATATCGACTACGAGTACCCCACCAGCATGAACGACGCCGGTAACCCGATGGACTTTGGCATTGCCAACCCGCTGCGCGGCTCGCTGATGGAATCCTACGCAGAGCTGATGCGGGTACTGCGTGAGAAGCTGGACCAAGCGGGTGAAGAGGATGGTACCCACTACATGCTCACCATCGCCTCGCCCTCGTCCGGGTACCTGCTGCGCGGTATGGAGACCATGCCGATTACCCAGTACCTGGATTACGTCAACATCATGACCTACGACCTCCACGGGGCGTGGAATGAATACGTTGGCCATAACTCCGCGCTGTTCGACAACGGCAATGACCCGGAACTGGCCGCTGCCAGTGTCTACAGCACTTCCCAGTATGGCGGCATCGGCTATCTGAACATCGACTGGGCAGTGAAGTACTTCCGCGGTTCGATGCCAGCCGGCCGTATCAACATCGGTATTCCTTACTACACGCGCGGCTGGCAGGGCGTATCTGGTGGCACCAACGGGCTCGGAGGCTCGGCGGCACTACCAGCGCAGTCTGAGTGTCCGGAAGGTACCGGCGGCGCTGCTGACTGCGGCAACGGCGCCATCGGCATCGACAATATGTGGCACGACAAGAATAGCGTCGGCGAGGAAATGGGTGCGGGTTCCAACCCCATGTGGCACGCCAAGAACCTGGAAGATGGCATTCTCGGCAGCTACCTCTCCGCCTATGGCCTGGATCCGGCCAACGACCCGGAGGACGCACTGGTAGGTACTTACGTGCGCAACTACGACAGTGTGTCCGAGGCGCCGTGGTTGTGGAATGCACAGAAGAGCGTGTTCATCTCGACCGAGGACGAAGAGTCCATGGACGCGAAGGTCCAGTACGTGATCGACCAGGGCGTGGGCGGCATCATGTTCTGGGAACTGGCCGGTGACTACGACTGGGATGCGTCGAAAGGCGAGTACTTCATGGGGGACACCCTCACCACGCTCGCCTACGACAAGTTCGTCAACGCCAGTGACTACCGTCACCTGCGTACCGACCGTGTGGTACCGGATGAAGCACTGGATATCGGCATCGAGATCACCGGGTTCAAACTGGGTGATCAGAACTACCCGCTGAATCCGAAGCTGTATATCACCAACAATACCGGTGGCACGCTTCCCGGCGGCACCGTGTTCGAGTTTGATATGCCGACCTCAACTTCCAACATCATCACCGACCAGAGTGGTGCCGGTCTGGAAGTCATTGAAGACGGGGCAAACGCCGGCGGAGGTAATGTGGGCGGACTGGAAAATGAATTCCACCGCGTGCGCTTCAGCCTGCCGGCCTGGCAGGATCTGGCAGATGGAGAGAGCTGGGATATGACCCTGAACTATTACCTGCCGGTTTCTGGCCCCCAGGCATATTCAGCCACGGTAAACGGCACCACCTATGCGCTGGCATTTGAATACCCCGACCTTCCGCTGGCCGAGCTCGGCAGCGGCGGTGGCAGCTCCTCCGGTGGCAGCTCGTCCGGTGGTAGTTCTTCAGGCGGCGGCGGTGACACCTGCAGTGATGCCGGTGTCAGTACCAGCGGTCTGGTTACCTACCCCGAGTGGCCCCGCAGCAACCACGCCGCAGGTGGAGACCGGATCATCCACGATGGCAGCGTATTTGAAGCCAAGTGGTGGACCCAGTCGGTGCCGGGCACTGCCGATGGCAGCTGGGCATTTATCTGCTCGATTTAA